DNA sequence from the Shewanella piezotolerans WP3 genome:
GCCAGTGCAAATGAGGAGAAGTCGATGTTTACCACTCGAGATGCACCGCCAACCGCTGCGGCGGTGCCAATACCACAGGTATAAGAGAACAGGTTCAGTACCGATCGGTTTTGGCTGTGCGCTTTTACATATTCGCGGCCAACTCGCATATCTAAAAACAGCAGTGGATCTTGCCCTTCATGCCGCAGTTTACTACTAAACAAAATGCCATTTTCGTGCATTGTTTGTGAGCTAGTTGCAAAGGCTTCAGTCTCGTCGCTCAAGCGGTTAAGCACGCGAGAGTTTTTGTTAGAGCGATCGTTATAAATAATCGGCAGTTGTGCTTGTTGAATGAGTAGTTCAGAGACTTGAGCTAGCTCGTCCTCGGTCAATGATTGATGAAAGCTTTGGATCAACCAAGCTTCGCCATAACGATCGATGTTGAGGCCGTTAACACCTTCGACTGTGCCATGAAAAATGCGGTAGCAATCAGTGTCATTTTGCTGTGCAGCAGCGAAAAATTTAGTTCGATTGCTAATTGCTGCAGTCAATGCTTGTGATACTGACAAAGAGATGGGGTTCGATTGGCTTGTCGACATAAATACTGGGCTCATTTGAAATATAGGCAGATGGGACGAGTTAATAGTAGCAAAATTAATGTAATAAATATCGCTGAAGCTTGTGTATTACAGGTTTTGCAACGCCTTAGTGCTTTTGCCAAAGTATATTGGATGTTTTTGCTGCTAGAGTATGAGTGGGGATAACCCTAAAAGGAGTCTTTGTGAAGATAGTATTAGTACATGGCATTTTTAATACTGGGCATGTGATGCGTTGGATGCAGCATCAACTTACCAAAGCGGGTCATGAATGTTTTTCTCCCACCATTGGA
Encoded proteins:
- a CDS encoding class I SAM-dependent rRNA methyltransferase yields the protein MSTSQSNPISLSVSQALTAAISNRTKFFAAAQQNDTDCYRIFHGTVEGVNGLNIDRYGEAWLIQSFHQSLTEDELAQVSELLIQQAQLPIIYNDRSNKNSRVLNRLSDETEAFATSSQTMHENGILFSSKLRHEGQDPLLFLDMRVGREYVKAHSQNRSVLNLFSYTCGIGTAAAVGGASRVVNIDFSSFALAAGKKNAQLNHVEGVCEFVQSDAFPALRQLAGLKVGGRRNQKLPAYPKLAATQFDLVFLDPPRYAKSPFGIVDLINDYQSLFKPALLTTKAKGTIVCCNNVAKVDRQAWFDSLVRCVEKQGRQVTKHTWLDCHEDFPSFDGNHPLKIVALTLS